A DNA window from Halorubrum sp. DM2 contains the following coding sequences:
- a CDS encoding FKBP-type peptidyl-prolyl cis-trans isomerase has product MTIATGDSVTLEYTGRLDNDTVFDTSRESVAEETGLAEAQPDREYAPLTVEIGDEQVIEGMEEGLIGLEAGETETLTIPPEKAYGEPSDDQIQEFETEELTEMLGGQTPEEGTYLEAQNGSQGEVVHVDEEVVRVDFNPRLAGETLTFDVEIIDVN; this is encoded by the coding sequence ATGACGATAGCTACTGGCGATTCTGTGACCCTCGAGTACACGGGACGGCTTGACAATGACACAGTGTTCGACACCTCCCGAGAATCCGTCGCCGAGGAGACTGGCCTCGCCGAGGCGCAGCCTGATCGAGAATACGCCCCGCTGACAGTCGAAATCGGTGACGAGCAGGTCATCGAAGGGATGGAAGAGGGACTGATCGGCCTCGAAGCTGGGGAGACAGAAACGCTGACGATCCCGCCGGAGAAGGCCTACGGCGAGCCCAGTGACGACCAGATTCAGGAGTTCGAAACTGAGGAGCTCACAGAGATGCTCGGCGGGCAGACGCCCGAGGAGGGCACCTATCTCGAAGCCCAGAACGGCAGCCAAGGCGAAGTCGTCCACGTCGATGAGGAGGTCGTCCGAGTGGACTTCAACCCGCGCCTCGCCGGCGAAACGCTGACGTTCGACGTCGAAATCATCGATGTCAACTGA